In Streptomyces qaidamensis, one DNA window encodes the following:
- a CDS encoding minor capsid protein has product MSAETHDVDLLQGVAELLAAAEVGVYDPSGALPAGATGIVLGRMPDGPDRAIALNPYPVADDDSTDSVTGVQARMRAGTNVLDLVQLANDVFSVLHNRDTWQARGVRVEISWRNSQAWIGQDTRGRMELVANYYFRTVRSGIRLND; this is encoded by the coding sequence GTGAGCGCCGAGACACACGACGTCGACCTGCTCCAGGGCGTCGCCGAGCTCCTGGCCGCCGCCGAGGTCGGCGTCTACGACCCCTCGGGTGCGCTGCCCGCGGGCGCCACGGGGATCGTGCTCGGTCGCATGCCGGACGGCCCGGATCGAGCGATTGCCCTGAACCCCTACCCCGTGGCCGACGACGACTCCACTGACTCGGTCACCGGCGTCCAGGCGCGCATGCGCGCGGGCACGAACGTGCTCGACCTGGTCCAGCTCGCCAACGACGTGTTCTCCGTCCTGCACAACCGCGACACCTGGCAGGCCCGCGGTGTGCGGGTGGAGATCTCCTGGCGCAACTCCCAGGCCTGGATCGGCCAGGACACCCGCGGCCGCATGGAGCTGGTCGCGAACTACTACTTCCGGACGGTCAGGTCCGGGATCCGTCTGAACGACTGA
- a CDS encoding phage tail tape measure protein produces the protein MALTVGELNAILSVDDRAMDPALRRAENAIRSSGQRMGDEAERAGQDAGEELGDGIVRGVDGRLRNARGQFVAAGRRGGDAVGEGLTDGAADGADQAVEQTTSRMDRLKLAAAGVGLAAGALLMDSFAQAMEQTQITGRLAAQLGATPAEAQRYGKLAGELYADAVTADFQSAADTISAVMRAGIAPPDATEAQLKRISTQVSDLATTFDLDLGQAANAVGQTLKTGLAKNGTEAVDALTAGLQRMGPRADDIADTFNEYSTIFRNLGLDVTTTTGLLTQGMAAGARDTDVVADALKELTLITQGGGKAVDEAFGKIGLSGKKMQSAFSEGGPAARKALDEIFDRLRKVKDPADRASLAVALFGTKAEDTQKALFSLDPSKAADALGKVGGKADEMGNKLRDNSGAKLEAFKRGMQQNLIEFLGGEVVPRLQGLFSFMGDNKGLVIGLAGAIIALGSAFAIASIGVWAMNSAMLANPMFWIIAGIVAGLAGLVLLVVTYWDDITSATGTAWDWVVGKVTGAKNLILAAIAYLGTIPGKVSNWFGQMKDWAIKKLLALVAWITGLPGRVSSAVSSMASKLAERAAAAWQAFQVATAKKVVSFISYVRGLPGKISAGIGSLNRLLVSKGVAVVQGLWSGIQSMGGWIKSKILGWARSTIPGPIAKALGIASPSKVTKAQGRWIARGLIDGLTGSSKQVKAASTKLADIVRDSMKPGKKRSKALGIISAGTKRLLQLAGQEAKLAARMKAATKKVADQIKARDKLAADVKKGVLEGADVTKQDTGGWPQTAETILAGLKLDRAAAETFAKNLATLRKKGVSADLIAQIAQAGVEQGSSAAAALANANSSQIKQINQEQKLLVSAAGSAGSAAGNAMYGAGIAAGQGLVKGLQMQQKAIEKQMLIIAKGMSKSIRKALGIKSPSRVMALVGQYTAQGLIRGVEGQRSAVNRSMASLVETPAPGSWDMAGSRARAAASQRVVLELRSSGRAEDDYLMERMRRGIRKKGGGDVGLVLAGRRSG, from the coding sequence GTGGCGCTGACCGTCGGCGAGCTCAACGCCATCCTGTCCGTCGACGACCGGGCGATGGACCCCGCCCTGCGCCGCGCCGAGAACGCCATCCGCTCCTCCGGGCAACGCATGGGAGACGAGGCAGAACGCGCCGGGCAGGACGCGGGCGAGGAACTCGGCGACGGCATCGTCCGCGGAGTTGATGGCCGCCTGCGCAACGCCCGCGGACAGTTCGTCGCCGCCGGCCGCCGCGGGGGTGACGCTGTCGGCGAGGGCCTGACCGACGGCGCGGCCGACGGCGCCGACCAGGCCGTCGAGCAGACCACGTCCCGCATGGACCGGCTGAAGTTGGCCGCAGCGGGCGTCGGCCTGGCCGCCGGTGCGCTGCTGATGGACTCCTTCGCGCAGGCGATGGAACAGACGCAGATCACCGGCCGTCTCGCCGCCCAGCTCGGGGCGACGCCGGCGGAGGCGCAGCGGTACGGCAAGCTCGCGGGCGAGCTGTACGCGGACGCGGTCACGGCCGACTTCCAAAGCGCCGCGGACACGATCAGCGCGGTCATGCGTGCGGGCATCGCCCCGCCGGACGCGACGGAGGCGCAGCTCAAGCGGATCTCCACGCAGGTCTCCGACCTGGCGACCACGTTCGACCTGGACTTGGGACAAGCCGCCAACGCTGTGGGCCAGACCTTGAAGACGGGGCTGGCGAAGAACGGCACTGAGGCCGTGGACGCCCTCACCGCAGGCCTCCAGCGGATGGGCCCGCGCGCGGATGACATCGCCGACACGTTCAACGAGTACAGCACCATCTTCCGCAACCTCGGCTTGGACGTCACAACGACCACCGGTCTGCTCACCCAGGGCATGGCCGCGGGCGCCAGGGACACGGACGTGGTCGCCGACGCCCTGAAGGAGCTGACCCTGATCACTCAGGGCGGCGGCAAGGCCGTGGACGAGGCGTTCGGCAAAATCGGCCTGTCCGGGAAGAAGATGCAGTCCGCGTTCTCGGAGGGCGGCCCAGCTGCACGCAAGGCGCTGGACGAGATCTTCGACCGGCTCCGCAAGGTGAAGGACCCCGCCGACCGGGCGAGCCTGGCGGTCGCCCTGTTCGGGACGAAAGCCGAGGACACCCAGAAAGCCCTCTTCAGCCTCGACCCGTCGAAGGCAGCCGACGCGCTCGGCAAAGTCGGCGGCAAGGCCGACGAGATGGGCAACAAGCTGCGCGACAACTCCGGCGCCAAGCTGGAGGCCTTCAAGCGGGGCATGCAGCAGAACCTGATCGAGTTCCTCGGTGGGGAGGTCGTCCCCCGGCTGCAGGGCCTGTTCTCGTTCATGGGCGACAACAAGGGCCTCGTCATCGGCCTGGCCGGGGCGATCATCGCTCTGGGCTCCGCCTTCGCGATCGCCTCGATCGGCGTGTGGGCCATGAACTCCGCGATGCTCGCCAACCCCATGTTCTGGATCATCGCCGGAATCGTGGCGGGACTCGCGGGCCTGGTCCTGCTGGTCGTCACCTACTGGGACGACATCACTTCAGCCACGGGCACGGCCTGGGACTGGGTGGTTGGCAAGGTCACCGGGGCGAAGAACCTCATCCTCGCCGCGATCGCTTACCTCGGCACGATCCCCGGCAAGGTGTCGAACTGGTTCGGCCAGATGAAGGACTGGGCGATCAAGAAACTGCTCGCCCTGGTCGCGTGGATCACGGGCCTGCCGGGCCGGGTGTCGTCCGCGGTCTCCAGCATGGCGTCGAAGCTGGCCGAGCGGGCAGCGGCTGCTTGGCAGGCCTTCCAGGTCGCCACGGCGAAGAAAGTCGTCTCGTTCATCAGCTACGTCCGTGGCCTCCCGGGCAAGATCTCTGCCGGGATCGGCTCCCTGAACCGGCTGCTCGTCTCCAAGGGCGTCGCCGTGGTTCAGGGCCTGTGGTCCGGTATCCAGTCGATGGGCGGCTGGATCAAGTCCAAGATCCTCGGCTGGGCGCGCTCGACCATCCCGGGCCCGATCGCCAAAGCGCTCGGGATTGCGTCGCCGTCGAAGGTCACGAAAGCGCAGGGCCGCTGGATCGCCCGCGGTCTCATCGACGGCCTCACCGGCTCGTCGAAGCAGGTCAAGGCCGCCTCCACGAAGCTCGCCGACATCGTCCGCGACAGCATGAAGCCGGGCAAGAAGCGCTCCAAGGCGCTCGGCATCATCTCCGCAGGCACGAAGCGGCTGCTGCAACTGGCCGGGCAGGAGGCCAAGCTCGCCGCCCGGATGAAGGCAGCGACGAAGAAGGTCGCCGACCAGATCAAGGCCCGCGACAAGCTCGCGGCGGACGTGAAGAAGGGCGTACTGGAGGGCGCCGACGTCACCAAGCAGGACACCGGCGGCTGGCCGCAGACCGCCGAGACGATCCTCGCCGGCCTGAAGTTGGACCGGGCGGCGGCCGAGACGTTCGCGAAGAACTTGGCGACGCTGCGGAAGAAGGGCGTGTCCGCGGACCTGATCGCGCAGATCGCCCAGGCCGGGGTGGAGCAGGGCTCGTCGGCCGCTGCCGCTCTGGCCAACGCCAACAGCAGCCAGATCAAACAGATCAACCAGGAGCAGAAGCTCCTTGTGTCGGCTGCGGGCTCGGCCGGTTCGGCCGCGGGCAACGCCATGTACGGGGCCGGAATCGCCGCCGGGCAAGGCCTCGTGAAGGGCCTGCAAATGCAACAGAAGGCGATCGAGAAGCAGATGCTCATCATCGCCAAGGGCATGTCCAAGAGCATCCGCAAGGCCCTGGGGATCAAGAGCCCGTCGCGGGTGATGGCGCTGGTCGGCCAGTACACCGCGCAGGGCCTCATCCGTGGCGTGGAGGGACAGCGCTCGGCCGTCAACCGCAGCATGGCCAGCCTGGTGGAGACGCCGGCGCCGGGCTCGTGGGACATGGCCGGCAGCCGTGCCCGCGCGGCCGCGTCGCAGCGAGTCGTGCTGGAACTCCGCTCGTCGGGCCGGGCGGAGGACGACTACCTGATGGAGCGGATGCGGCGCGGCATCCGGAAGAAGGGCGGCGGCGACGTCGGCCTGGTACTGGCGGGACGGAGGTCTGGCTGA
- a CDS encoding phage tail tube protein: MSTPTEETELAREWRLEINMGTDETPDWQLCPGVREFQPASEPNIEDSSDYDSEGWNGNEKTAQSWELSVTIRRKANKAVKVYHPVHEKIRLAHFAYGDANKIRLRYMNRDGLPEAYQGKAIPNWQPAGGEHTALGEVEITFTGDGPLTPITNPLAP, from the coding sequence GTGTCGACCCCCACGGAGGAGACCGAGCTCGCACGCGAGTGGCGGCTTGAGATCAACATGGGCACGGACGAGACGCCGGACTGGCAGCTCTGCCCGGGCGTCCGCGAGTTCCAGCCCGCGAGCGAGCCGAACATCGAGGATTCCAGCGACTACGACAGCGAGGGCTGGAACGGCAACGAGAAGACCGCCCAGTCCTGGGAACTGTCGGTCACGATCCGCCGCAAGGCCAACAAGGCCGTCAAGGTCTACCACCCGGTCCACGAGAAGATCCGCCTCGCGCACTTCGCCTACGGCGACGCCAACAAGATCCGCCTGCGGTACATGAACCGCGATGGGCTCCCGGAGGCGTACCAGGGCAAGGCCATCCCGAACTGGCAGCCCGCCGGCGGCGAGCACACCGCGCTCGGCGAGGTGGAGATCACCTTCACGGGCGACGGTCCGCTCACCCCGATCACGAACCCGCTGGCGCCCTGA
- a CDS encoding phage portal protein, whose amino-acid sequence MNVWDTWWSGDPDRLEDLYGGGNGGFGISPKPAQFSTGVVGKIARWWWGTPTAPGERRTKLHVPIAGDICGGSADLLFSEPPKLTVEGDPTQKRLDMLTDDGMLATLQTAAEVGAALGGIYMRPVYDKTVADRPWLHATHADRAIPEFTWNRLSAVTFWRVVHEEDGQVWRHLERHEPERILHGLYQGTKGKLGRPVPLEDHPATAGYAATVNDEGALATGYKGLDVSYIPNQNSRRWRCNADLADLGRSDLDGIEPLMDSLDETYASWMRDIRLGKGRIVVPDAYLQSNGPGRGSSWNPDQEAFAGINALARGDQGVQLTVAQFAIRVQEHRETAEDLVNQILRSAGYSGQTFGLGGDAAVTATEVKSRERRSMTTRGRKILRWRAGLADAVHALLAVDQEVFRSGVTPQPPTIEFEDSVQEDPLSLANTADVLRRAQAASTDTLVRMQHPEWNDTQVKAEVAQIQQEAGTAVPDPMQTGALP is encoded by the coding sequence ATGAACGTCTGGGACACCTGGTGGAGCGGCGACCCGGACCGTCTCGAAGACCTCTACGGCGGTGGCAACGGAGGCTTCGGGATCAGCCCGAAACCAGCCCAGTTCTCGACTGGCGTCGTCGGCAAGATCGCCCGCTGGTGGTGGGGCACCCCCACCGCCCCCGGCGAGCGGCGCACCAAGCTCCACGTTCCCATCGCGGGCGACATCTGTGGCGGCTCCGCGGACCTGCTGTTCTCCGAACCGCCGAAGCTCACCGTCGAGGGCGACCCCACGCAGAAGCGCCTCGACATGCTCACCGATGACGGCATGCTCGCCACCCTGCAGACCGCTGCCGAGGTCGGCGCCGCCCTGGGCGGGATCTACATGCGGCCGGTGTACGACAAGACGGTGGCCGATCGTCCGTGGCTCCACGCCACCCACGCCGACCGCGCCATCCCGGAGTTCACCTGGAACCGGCTCAGCGCCGTCACCTTCTGGCGCGTCGTCCACGAGGAGGACGGGCAGGTCTGGCGGCACCTGGAGCGCCACGAACCCGAGCGCATCCTGCACGGCCTCTACCAGGGCACGAAGGGCAAGCTCGGCCGCCCGGTGCCCCTGGAGGACCACCCGGCGACCGCCGGGTACGCCGCCACCGTGAACGACGAGGGAGCGCTCGCCACCGGCTACAAGGGACTGGACGTCTCGTACATCCCCAACCAGAACAGCCGCCGCTGGCGCTGCAACGCCGACCTGGCCGACCTCGGCCGCTCCGACCTCGACGGCATCGAGCCGCTCATGGACAGCCTCGACGAGACCTACGCCAGCTGGATGCGGGACATCCGCCTCGGCAAGGGCCGCATCGTCGTCCCGGACGCCTACCTTCAGTCCAACGGGCCCGGGCGCGGCAGCTCGTGGAACCCAGATCAGGAGGCCTTCGCGGGCATCAACGCGCTCGCACGTGGCGACCAGGGCGTGCAGCTCACCGTCGCCCAGTTCGCCATCCGCGTGCAGGAGCACCGCGAGACCGCGGAGGACCTGGTTAACCAGATCCTCCGATCCGCCGGCTACAGCGGGCAGACCTTCGGCCTCGGAGGCGACGCTGCGGTGACCGCGACGGAGGTCAAGTCCCGTGAGCGCAGGTCGATGACGACGCGTGGCCGGAAGATCCTCCGCTGGAGGGCCGGCCTCGCAGACGCGGTGCACGCGCTGCTCGCCGTCGATCAGGAGGTGTTCCGCTCCGGGGTCACGCCGCAGCCGCCGACGATCGAGTTCGAGGACTCGGTCCAGGAGGACCCGCTGTCCCTGGCGAACACCGCCGACGTACTCCGGCGGGCCCAGGCCGCGTCCACGGACACGCTGGTCCGCATGCAGCACCCGGAGTGGAACGACACTCAGGTCAAGGCCGAGGTCGCCCAGATCCAGCAGGAGGCCGGCACCGCGGTGCCCGACCCGATGCAGACCGGGGCGCTGCCGTAG
- a CDS encoding phage minor capsid protein: protein MPVSPATAEDLAATVSALYEQVETVLIRRIRQAAAEGIDAPTWVEQKLASLGNLQAGIRSVVDALAQDSSGAVHQAVAEAYRRGQQAAVAELGALPAGVTQVVANDIPNAATIDRLAAALVNDTRATHLRILRQSEDTYRDVIARASAAPLVGAQTRRQAAQAALDDFANRGVTGFVDRSGRGWSLPSYIEMATRSAVGRAAVDAHTDRLGEAGVDLVIVSRAPEECPLCRRWESKVLVRSGAAGARTIEVEHATEDGRMVKVKVAGSLEEARAAGLMHPNCRHTVSAYLPGLTREPAPVPARGTYEQSQQQRYLERQVRKWKRLSEAALDEATRKAANARVRGYQSRIRDLVDESGMPRKPHREKLAEPSPQQHAELAEQQPAKPPEPEAKPEPVAPPEPQASVSHATRDRIEQVRRVLPKDREAWENARRVQVAPEQLGYDIRIAEFREELKKEEAEREQIVAETEAEFKRKRTPKWKRPQMLEDATRSIDSNIRMTQNSIRSMSEERDAFLRGDPGNYSSWLSRTEPPRYEYTYQKDPSGALLPPEAYEQHLNRVLEVGEALQDDLHDAFLQDSVLNELREEVRRISRNKPPDADALRSAQIAVAAREAETIRMLLADVRKLGGKVKAEAAGPDVIAARGPSASAVREDWQELLGEALDHFPKQWLDRMRDSPMSLVGSDRAYYGARQGPNGTDLFALDMAAPAWYNGAFSSYAAEVATHELGHRMEQYVPGLRELEYTLVRRRATKDGVLELPRQLAAIYPGASYRQGELTYEDQWADAYTGKTYERGAPEDPASVSSEAFQVGLQDLFGRSGRNFGGLELRQFVLGCLALL, encoded by the coding sequence GTGCCCGTCTCGCCGGCCACGGCCGAGGATCTCGCCGCCACTGTCTCCGCTCTGTACGAGCAGGTCGAGACCGTCCTCATCCGACGGATCCGCCAGGCCGCGGCCGAGGGAATCGACGCCCCGACCTGGGTGGAGCAGAAACTCGCCTCACTTGGCAACCTTCAGGCAGGGATCCGCTCCGTCGTGGACGCCCTGGCCCAGGACTCCTCGGGGGCTGTGCACCAGGCTGTCGCCGAGGCGTACCGGCGGGGCCAGCAGGCCGCGGTGGCGGAGCTCGGCGCGCTGCCAGCCGGCGTGACGCAGGTGGTCGCAAACGACATCCCCAACGCAGCGACCATTGACCGACTGGCGGCTGCGCTCGTCAACGACACGCGCGCCACTCACCTTCGGATCCTGCGGCAGTCCGAGGACACGTACCGCGACGTCATCGCCCGTGCCTCCGCCGCTCCCCTCGTCGGCGCGCAGACGCGCAGGCAGGCAGCGCAGGCAGCGCTGGACGACTTCGCGAACCGGGGCGTCACGGGCTTTGTCGACAGGTCCGGCCGCGGCTGGAGCCTGCCTTCGTACATCGAAATGGCAACCCGCTCCGCAGTAGGCCGGGCCGCGGTCGACGCCCATACTGACCGGCTGGGTGAGGCCGGCGTCGACCTGGTGATTGTGTCTCGGGCGCCGGAGGAGTGCCCGCTGTGCCGCCGATGGGAGAGCAAGGTCCTCGTACGGTCAGGCGCAGCAGGGGCGCGCACCATCGAGGTGGAGCACGCCACCGAAGACGGCCGCATGGTCAAGGTGAAGGTCGCTGGCTCGTTGGAGGAGGCTCGGGCCGCGGGCCTGATGCACCCGAACTGCCGCCACACCGTCAGCGCGTACCTGCCCGGGCTGACCCGAGAACCCGCTCCGGTCCCGGCGCGCGGCACGTACGAGCAGTCGCAGCAGCAGCGCTACCTGGAGCGGCAGGTCCGTAAGTGGAAGCGGCTCAGCGAGGCCGCCCTCGACGAGGCCACCCGGAAAGCAGCGAACGCGCGGGTGCGCGGGTACCAGAGCAGGATCCGCGACCTGGTGGACGAGTCCGGCATGCCCCGCAAGCCGCACCGCGAGAAGCTCGCCGAGCCCTCGCCGCAGCAGCACGCTGAGCTCGCCGAACAGCAGCCCGCGAAGCCGCCCGAGCCGGAGGCCAAGCCGGAGCCGGTCGCGCCGCCTGAGCCGCAGGCGAGCGTGTCGCATGCGACCCGGGATCGTATCGAGCAGGTGCGGCGCGTGCTGCCGAAGGACCGCGAGGCGTGGGAGAACGCGCGGCGTGTGCAGGTGGCTCCCGAGCAGCTCGGCTACGACATCCGCATCGCCGAGTTCCGGGAAGAGCTGAAGAAGGAGGAGGCTGAGCGGGAGCAGATCGTCGCTGAGACGGAAGCCGAGTTCAAGCGCAAGAGGACGCCCAAGTGGAAGCGCCCTCAGATGCTGGAAGACGCTACCCGGAGCATCGACAGCAACATCCGGATGACCCAGAACAGCATCCGCTCCATGTCGGAGGAGAGGGACGCATTCCTCCGCGGCGATCCTGGCAACTACAGCTCGTGGCTGAGCCGGACAGAACCGCCTCGCTACGAGTACACGTACCAGAAGGACCCGTCCGGGGCACTGCTCCCGCCGGAGGCGTACGAGCAGCATCTGAACCGCGTGTTGGAAGTTGGAGAGGCTCTGCAGGACGACCTGCACGACGCGTTCCTCCAGGACTCGGTACTCAACGAGCTGCGCGAGGAGGTACGGCGAATCTCTCGCAACAAGCCGCCGGACGCCGACGCGTTGCGCAGCGCTCAGATCGCGGTGGCGGCACGCGAAGCGGAGACGATCCGCATGCTCCTGGCTGACGTACGCAAGCTGGGCGGGAAGGTGAAGGCCGAGGCTGCCGGCCCGGACGTCATCGCAGCACGTGGCCCGTCCGCGTCCGCGGTGCGTGAGGACTGGCAGGAACTGCTCGGTGAAGCACTCGACCACTTCCCCAAGCAGTGGCTGGACCGCATGCGGGACTCGCCGATGTCGCTGGTGGGGTCGGACCGGGCCTACTACGGGGCTCGCCAGGGCCCGAACGGCACTGACCTCTTCGCGCTCGATATGGCCGCTCCTGCCTGGTACAACGGCGCTTTCAGCTCGTACGCGGCGGAGGTCGCCACGCACGAGCTGGGGCACCGCATGGAGCAGTACGTGCCGGGCCTGCGCGAGCTGGAGTACACCTTGGTACGCAGACGTGCCACCAAGGATGGTGTGCTGGAGCTCCCCAGGCAGTTGGCTGCGATCTATCCGGGAGCGTCGTATCGGCAGGGTGAGCTGACGTACGAAGATCAGTGGGCGGACGCTTACACGGGCAAGACCTATGAGCGGGGTGCGCCCGAGGATCCAGCATCGGTGTCCTCGGAGGCATTCCAGGTGGGCCTGCAGGACTTGTTCGGCAGGTCCGGCAGGAACTTCGGTGGCTTGGAGCTGCGGCAATTCGTCCTTGGCTGCCTGGCCCTGCTGTGA
- a CDS encoding P22 phage major capsid protein family protein — translation MANTFLTAQVIARQALANLYETTVAASLVHRDYEAEFNRKQGDAITIRKPAMFTANEYNRAAGITVQEAQETSVNMTLNHFADVSFAVTTEDMTLKIQDFDEQLLTPAMEAIAQKIDRDILALRDDIVQEVGDATPNAAGEDYAGYNGDYPWSDSRVLIQAGNVLDLKNVPAAQRSVIAGPTTKARWVAEKTWRQADKRGSTEGLLEASMGGRVSGFDPYWTQNIGQPAGSPASGQPTTEVNVAFHRTAFALAFRPLELPQGALDAAIMNYKGFALRIIRDYDIDKKQMVVSIDCLYGTKTLDANRAVLIKGADAA, via the coding sequence ATGGCCAACACCTTCCTGACCGCGCAGGTCATCGCGCGACAGGCCCTCGCGAACCTGTACGAGACCACCGTCGCGGCGAGCCTCGTGCACCGCGACTACGAGGCGGAGTTCAACCGCAAGCAGGGCGACGCGATCACCATCCGCAAGCCCGCCATGTTCACGGCGAACGAGTACAACCGCGCCGCGGGCATCACGGTGCAGGAGGCACAGGAGACCAGCGTCAACATGACGCTGAACCACTTCGCCGACGTCTCCTTCGCGGTCACCACCGAGGACATGACGCTGAAGATCCAGGACTTCGACGAGCAGCTCCTCACCCCGGCCATGGAGGCCATCGCCCAGAAGATCGATCGCGACATCCTCGCCCTGCGCGACGACATCGTGCAGGAGGTCGGCGACGCCACCCCGAACGCCGCGGGCGAGGACTACGCCGGCTACAACGGCGACTACCCCTGGTCGGACTCCCGCGTCCTCATCCAGGCCGGCAACGTCCTCGACCTGAAGAACGTCCCGGCGGCGCAGCGCTCGGTCATCGCTGGCCCGACCACGAAGGCCCGCTGGGTGGCGGAGAAGACGTGGCGGCAGGCCGACAAGCGCGGCAGCACCGAGGGCCTGCTGGAGGCGTCCATGGGTGGCCGCGTCAGCGGCTTCGACCCGTACTGGACGCAGAACATCGGCCAGCCCGCCGGGTCGCCCGCCTCCGGGCAGCCGACCACCGAGGTCAACGTCGCCTTCCACCGGACCGCGTTCGCCCTGGCGTTCCGCCCGCTGGAGCTCCCCCAGGGTGCCCTCGACGCGGCGATCATGAACTACAAGGGGTTCGCGCTGCGCATCATCCGCGACTACGACATCGACAAGAAGCAGATGGTCGTGTCGATCGACTGCCTGTACGGCACGAAGACCCTCGACGCCAACCGTGCCGTCCTCATCAAGGGCGCCGACGCGGCCTGA
- a CDS encoding DUF7426 family protein, with protein MGGTFEALDDFLEEGLDLPVKRKDGEVRTYHIADPSAEAGVKIERITSYAARLAAGGTRPGTKVLDDDEEIDLYRLCLGDAYEPLLADVSWSMFKHVALTTMFWVTTDRDTALEYWRTRQHPGKAPRNRAERRQGRPGTSESAEASTTRSPASTSGTRAGSRRRSGRGRGRSGT; from the coding sequence ATGGGCGGCACCTTCGAGGCACTCGACGACTTCCTTGAGGAGGGCCTCGACCTGCCGGTGAAGCGCAAGGACGGCGAGGTCAGGACGTACCACATCGCCGACCCGTCCGCCGAGGCTGGCGTCAAGATCGAGCGCATCACGTCGTACGCCGCGCGGCTGGCCGCCGGCGGCACGAGGCCGGGGACCAAGGTCCTCGACGACGACGAGGAGATCGACCTCTACCGCCTGTGTCTGGGGGATGCCTACGAGCCGCTCCTGGCCGACGTCTCCTGGTCCATGTTCAAGCACGTCGCGCTCACGACGATGTTCTGGGTCACCACGGACCGCGACACGGCCCTGGAGTACTGGCGTACCCGGCAGCACCCGGGAAAAGCGCCGAGGAATCGGGCGGAGCGACGGCAGGGGAGGCCCGGTACCTCGGAGTCGGCCGAGGCGAGTACGACCCGGTCACCGGCCTCTACGAGTGGTACGAGGGCGGGCTCCCGACGCCGAAGCGGGCGCGGTCGGGGGCGCTCAGGAACCTGA
- a CDS encoding PBSX family phage terminase large subunit: MATTELGLSDKQERSIAHSTAWLNVWEGSVRSGKTIASLLRWLMYVWTAPAGGDLVVVGKTYDTVARNVFGPLQDPNIVGVDTAKLVSYTRGSSVAWILGKKIEVVTANDAKAEARLRGLTGAGAYVDELTLLPKEFFKRLVDRMSVPGALIFATTNPDNPGHWARKEWLNRADELGIRTWHFVMDDNPGLSEDYKARMKRNFTGLWYRRYILGHWVQSEGAIYEQFDVKKHVVSTLPRIDRWLCDGIDYGTVNPYADVLIGLGADRKLYVVSEYRYDSRRERKQMTDAEYSRARRQWLAKVTQPGTNVVGVAPEWTVVDPSAASYIEQLHRDQVPGVTQADNAVLDGIRTVSSLLSTEGLYIHESAEGLIDEMPGYSWDDEAAERGEDKPIKENDHSCDALRYGLRTTESLWRPYLPTRLDVAA, translated from the coding sequence ATGGCGACCACTGAGCTGGGGCTGTCCGACAAGCAGGAACGGAGCATCGCCCACTCGACAGCCTGGCTGAACGTCTGGGAAGGATCGGTCCGGTCCGGCAAGACCATCGCCTCGCTGCTGCGCTGGTTGATGTACGTCTGGACAGCACCCGCCGGCGGGGACCTGGTCGTCGTCGGCAAGACCTACGACACCGTGGCCCGCAACGTGTTCGGCCCCCTGCAGGACCCGAACATCGTCGGCGTCGACACCGCCAAGCTGGTCAGCTACACCCGCGGCTCCAGCGTCGCGTGGATCCTCGGCAAGAAGATCGAGGTCGTTACCGCCAACGACGCCAAGGCCGAAGCCAGGCTCCGCGGCCTCACCGGCGCGGGCGCATACGTCGACGAACTGACCCTGTTGCCGAAGGAGTTCTTCAAGCGTCTCGTCGACCGCATGTCCGTACCCGGCGCACTGATCTTTGCGACGACCAACCCGGACAATCCGGGCCACTGGGCGCGCAAGGAGTGGCTGAACCGTGCCGATGAGCTGGGCATCCGCACCTGGCACTTCGTCATGGACGACAACCCGGGCCTCTCGGAGGACTACAAGGCCCGGATGAAGCGGAACTTCACCGGCCTCTGGTACCGCCGCTACATCCTCGGCCACTGGGTCCAGTCCGAGGGCGCGATCTACGAGCAGTTCGACGTCAAGAAGCACGTCGTCTCGACGCTCCCCAGGATCGACCGCTGGCTGTGCGACGGGATCGACTACGGCACCGTCAACCCCTACGCCGACGTCCTCATCGGCCTCGGCGCAGACCGGAAGCTGTACGTCGTCAGCGAGTACCGGTACGACTCCCGCCGCGAGCGGAAGCAGATGACCGACGCCGAATACTCCCGGGCCCGCCGACAGTGGCTCGCAAAGGTTACGCAGCCCGGAACCAACGTCGTCGGCGTCGCCCCAGAGTGGACCGTCGTCGACCCGTCCGCCGCCTCGTACATCGAGCAGCTGCACCGCGACCAGGTCCCGGGCGTCACCCAGGCCGACAACGCCGTCCTGGACGGCATCCGCACCGTGTCCTCCCTGCTGTCGACGGAGGGCCTGTACATCCACGAGTCCGCCGAGGGCCTCATCGACGAGATGCCCGGCTACTCCTGGGACGACGAGGCGGCGGAGCGCGGCGAGGACAAGCCGATCAAGGAGAACGACCACTCGTGTGACGCCCTGCGATACGGGCTGCGCACGACGGAGTCCCTGTGGCGGCCCTACCTACCGACCCGACTGGATGTCGCCGCATGA